The Labrus mixtus chromosome 21, fLabMix1.1, whole genome shotgun sequence nucleotide sequence ATTAAGTTACCGGTAAGTGAacattaacattattttaatgatgtcCGTCGTAGAATAACGCGTACTCCTGCTCCTTCAGGTATTCCATCGTAGTAGGCTTCTCCTTTTGCGGGTAAGTCGCAGCGACTGAGAGGCTCCGCCCACCTGTTTACCGGACGTCATCAGAAAAAAACGGGCGTTCAATTGGTAAGGGAATAATCAGGAAAAAAGAGCTTTCGGTAGGGAAATTTCCCGTAAAGGCTCCTGCAAGTGGGAACAACAACTTGAGTGGAAGAACATTTTGGTGCTCGAATTTGCTGAATTGACATACCAGAATTCattatgccaaaaaaaaatggcggaaataaaacaaattgtgaCTTGATTATTAAGAGTTCTCATGTCGTGTTAGGCTCTTataatttgttgttgtaaacGTAGAGTGGTTTAGGTTCCTTTGAGCAAATAAATATAACACATCCTCTCATTGGCTTCAAATGTTTCCTTATTTTAAACGACTATAAAGTTAGAGGAACGAGTTGACATCACGGAAATTACGAGCATCCGAGGGGTACCTGAACGTTGCATATGTGCTCAGTGGAAACGGTTTCCGGTGTCAAcataatggtgaaaaaaaacaaacagtgaactACTTGTCTTGTTCGTTGGTACTTATTGTAAaattttataataatatttattttctttgccgCCAAGCGAATTTGTATGGAGTGTCGAGAATAGACCTTTGCTGAAAACGAGATTGTTGCCTTATTGACATTTCTCAAGTAGACCTATCATTTAGCTTTATGGACAGGTAGGCTGTCTGTCTATTATACAATTAACTTAACAGAAATACCATGCCATATCTGTAAGTTTTATGAGGCTTTTATTGGTTTTGGTCAATTAAGATTGTAGAAAATAGACATTTTACATGCTGTATATTATAAGAGGAGCtgttttgtaaatattaaactatttgtttgtttagctgCTGTTAGTGAGTTAGCATGGATAGTGTGCAGActtttttatatacatttaagtgtaagatatacagtacattttaCATATGTGGTTCGACGAcatctgtgctttttttccttACCTCAGTTTTTGTGATAATAATTTAGTTTGTAAGACGATCAATGTTTAAGAGCCTGTATTCATTTATACTTAATTAAACTATTAGTGAATTCATGTCCCTCAGTAAACTTAAGGACAATGCAACCTTTTCGGTCTAAGAGTCTTCTCTGAGCATGTTTGACTAGTTTGACAAGCTGGATAAACTGCTTCAAGCATGAAGAGAGAGGCCAGCATAAAATCAGTATATTGAAAATGTCCACCTGTCTTAATCTGTTTCCATGTTAATTCTTTATGTCTTTCTTGCAGATGAAGGTGATCCAGCACTCTGTGGTGACCCTGCAAACAGCTTTGATCTCTAATCGTCAGGACCTGGCAGAAATTTACAGCAAGTACACTGAGCAAGAGCGGTGTCTTCTGGAGGAAGGATTTCACTCGGGGCAGCCGGGGTCACTTTTCCTGCCCATCACGGTGCATTCTGACGCCGACTGGATCCCTGCTCACCCTGAGGAGCCTCAAGACTTCGAGAGCTTCTTCAGAGACCCTTACCGCAAGACCCCTGATGCCAGCCACAATACTATTTATATTCAAACCAtaggtgagtgtgtttgtgggtgaaGTAATGAGACCTGCAAGAAATGATATACAGACTGACAGGTTTTTCTACACCATGTTTCTTGTAGGTTCCTTCGGCGAGGTGGGGGCCCAGACAGACCAGTATGTGGAGTGGCTCAGAGAATACTGCCAAGCCTTCTTCTATGGACTTTCTGTCACGCTGCTGCCGGCGGTTACTGTGGCTGAAACAGGATGTTCTTTCAGGGTTAACAGTAACTCAAACAACCTCCAGATCCTCACTGGTTAGTGAGCACCAGCTTGTATTGTATCATCTCCTGGCAGGTTTTGCCACTTTTactgtaagaaatgtaaaataataagtGGTAAATGTGGTGAACATTGTCTTGAAAATGCACATTATTGTTTTATCCTGGATTGAAGGTGACCTGCTAAGATTTctggagaaaaagaaaccaaaagatGCTTTTTGTATCGTTGGATTAACAATGATAGACCTCTACCCCAGTGACTCTTGGAACTTTGTCTTTGGGCAGGCTTCACTCAGTATGGGTAAGATTTAA carries:
- the LOC132955826 gene encoding archaemetzincin-2; the protein is MKVIQHSVVTLQTALISNRQDLAEIYSKYTEQERCLLEEGFHSGQPGSLFLPITVHSDADWIPAHPEEPQDFESFFRDPYRKTPDASHNTIYIQTIGSFGEVGAQTDQYVEWLREYCQAFFYGLSVTLLPAVTVAETGCSFRVNSNSNNLQILTGDLLRFLEKKKPKDAFCIVGLTMIDLYPSDSWNFVFGQASLSMGMGVFSFARYDDNFYTSTYAGRLKKSLQPKQGDYSVFDGYYTPPISSTLLLRSCKTMTHEIGHMFGIKHCQWLNCVMQGSNHLEESDRRPLDLCPVCLRKLQASISFKIAERYQALLHWVEDDDSQTSCQPVSYLSKPTEAFQTSRLWLRRCLDILKST